In Chlorobiota bacterium, the sequence GGGGTAGCGGCCCCGACCTCCGTCGGGATTGATAACAGGTCTTTAGCCTGCCCAGTCAGATGCCGCCGAAGGCTGAGAACCGAAGATGCCGCCGAAGGCTAAAGACCTTCGGCTACCCTTTGCGGTGGTTGTCCCGACGAAGTCGGGGTAGCGGCCCCGACCTCCGTCGGGATTGATAACAGGTCTTTAGCCTGCCCAGTCAGATGCCGCCGAAGGCTGAGAACCGAAGATGCCGCCGAAGGCTAAAGACCTTCGGCTACCCTTTGCGGTGGTTGTCCCGACGAAGTCGGGGCGGCTACCTCTTATCAAACTCTCAACACACCATGAAACTATCAAACACCCTGTTGCAACGCCTGGCCAACGCTCGGTTGGTGGTGGTGTTTACTGGCGCTGGGGTCAGCGCCGAAAGTGGTATCTCCACCTTCCGCTCGCCGGATGGATTGTGGGCCAAATTTAGCCCGCAGGAGCTTGCCAACGTGGATGCGTTTTTGCGCAACCCGCAGCTTGTCTGGGCCTGGTACCAAGCGCGCCGGCAGGCGATGATGGAGGCCCAACCCAACGCCGGGCACCATGCCATTGCCATGCTGGAAACGCTGGTCCCGAAGGTGGTGGTGATTACCCAAAACATTGATGGGCTTCACGCCCGCGCCGGGTCCACCGATGTGATCGAGCTGCACGGAAGCGCGCTCCGCAATTTCTGCATCCAATGCCGCCGCCGCTACGATGGCCCCGAATTCCTCACCCGGGAAGAAGTCCCGCAATGCCAGTGCGGCGGGTTCATCCGCCCCGATGTTGTTTGGTTTGGCGAGATGCTTCCGGTCCAAGCGGTGGAACGCGCCTGGGACCTTGCCACGCAAGCCAACGTCCTGTTCTCGATTGGGACGTCGTCGCTGGTGTGGCCGGCGGCGGAGCTTCCGTTTGTGGCGTTGGAGCATGGGGGATATGTGGTGGAGATCAACACCGAGGAAACCCCGCTGACCCCCAAAGCCCACGAACACCTCCCGTTCCCCAGCGGAACCGTGATGCCGAACATTGTGGAGATGATGAAGGAGGGGGGGGGAGGTTGAGTAGGTGAGGGGTGGCTACCCGCAAAAATTCCCGAAGCGTTCCCCCTCCTTCGCCCTGAAGGGGCATTCTATCACAGCCCAGGGCAACGCCCTGGGAATCGTTACCCGTGCGGTGGTTGTCCCGACGAAGTCGGGGTAGCGGCCCCGATCTTTATCGGGGCCCAGTGACCGAAGATGGCGCCGAAGGCTAAAGACCTTCGGCTACCCTTTGCGGTGCTCATCCCGACGAAGTCGGGGTAGCGGCCCCGATCTTTATCGGGGCCCAGTGATCGAAGATGGCGCCGAAGGCTAAAGACCTTTTATCAATCCCGATTCATCGGGACGGCTACCTCTGTTCGTGCGGCCTCCGGAAATGTCAACAACCGGTCGCGGTAGTATTCGTATTGCTTCTGGCGGGCGGCGATCTCTGCCGGCAAGCCAATCGAAAGGTCATTCACCAACGCGTCGAATTTGTCCAGGATGGAGACGATCTCTTGTTGGACTTCCAAAGAAGGAATCGGGATGCGGATCTTTGACAGACTCTCCCCAGAAATTCGACGCACTTTGGTCCCAGTGATGTGTGGCTTCTTTTGCGATTGGAAAAGCTCTGTTTGAAAAAATAGGATACATACTTAGGGTTGATTGTGTGCCGGAAAATATACGCATCTGTGCTTACGGCCACAGCCTCATCACCCAGCCAAGCAACCGCTTTGGCCACAGCTTTGTCGTCCTCGCTTGTCGTCGCAATAACAAGATCACCAGCCTGAGCCTTTCGCAATCGTGCGGCAAATTCTGGATTGATAAACGATATCACTTCCTTCGCCCACGTACCGTAGTGCGTGTGAATTTGGCCGTAGTGAATACACCCTGAACCGGAATCAGTAAAGTCCGACTTTTGGATACCAGAACCGCGGACGAAGTTGCCAATCTCCCCCAACGTCCCCCACCTCACATCCTTACGCCCCTCAAAGCTGAGCAACTGGTCACGGTAATACTGATACTGCTTCCGCCGTGCCACAAGCTCCGCCTGCAGATTCGCCTGAAGCTCACGCACAAGCTGGCTGAACGTATCCAACACCCGCACGATTTCCTGTTGGATGGGGAGCGGGGGGAGGGGGATGCGGGTGTTCAAAAAACGCTTCTTGGAAATATTGAATCGCGTCACCCCGCTTGCGCTCAGCACTATCTGCTGCCGAACCGCTTCGCTGCGGAAAAGGTATTTCGAAAAACCCGGCAACAGCAATCCATCATCGTTGAACCGATACCCAAAACAAAAACTGTTCAGATAGATTGCTTCCGATGGGCGCTCAACAATCACCGACGACATCCCAACCTCACCTGGTGTTTCCGACGACCCAGTGAACAGCACATCCCCCATCATCACAGCGTTCTGCTTCTCCCCGGCTTCAACACGAACGAAGTCACTGGCTTCAAGATCAAGGGCAAGGTTGTTGAAGATGTTTTTGTAGGAAGCAAATCGCGCATTGCCGTTGCTGAAATCAGCCTTGCTTTTCCCCGTGAGGCCGGCATAGGTCGTGCCAACCTCCCCAAGCATTTTGAACTCCACCCCCTGCGGGCAAAGCTCGGCCACCATTTGTTCGATGTAGTTCATGGGGTGGTGGGGGTTAGAGTGTTTTGCGGATTTCTTGCACGCCGGATAGGAGCCGCTCCACGTCGGTCCAGGTGTTGTAGCCTTGCACGGCAATCCGAATTGCCCAGCGGCCTTGCCACGGGAACGTTGGGATTTCCACGTGGTGCTCGTTGAACAACCGCGAGTGAAGGATATCCCCGGGCATCCCTTCCGGCAGCAGGAACGCGCTCATCTGCCGGAACCACTCGCTGCCGCCGTTTCCGTTGGGGGCGATTGGCTGGGCATCCAACGCCGCGGCAATCGCGGGGCGGGACCGGAGCACAAGCTGGTGGCAGTTCTCCACCACGTTCCACCAATCGTTCTGCTGGAAAAATTCAATCGCTGCCGGAACGGAGAGCGGGGCGGAGATGTCGCTGGTGCCGCCATACTCCAAGTAATCCAAGAACTGGGACCCTTTGCTGAAGGGGGCGTTCCAGCCCCAGCTTATCACCAGCGGCTCCAGCAGTTCTTGCAGGCTGCGGCGGGCGTATAAAAACGCGGCCCCTTTTGGCGCGCACAACCATTTGTGGAGGTTCCCGGTGTAGAAATCGGCATCCAACGCCCGAAGGTCCAGCGGCAGTTGGCCGGGGATATGCGCGCCGTCAACAATGGTGAGAATCCCGCGCTGGCGTGCAACGTGGCAAAGCTCGGCAATGGGGAAGGTGAGTGCGGTTGGGGAGGTGATGTGGCTGATGAAAATGGCCCGCGTCTGCGGGGTGATTTCGGCAACGAACCGCTCCAGAAAATCGGCATGGGTTGTCACCGGCACGGGAATCTCCACGGCGCGGTATCGGAACCCCTGCTTGCCGGAAAGGAACCGCCAGATGTTGTCGCACGCGCCATACTCGTGGTTGGTGGTCAGGACCTCATCGCCCGGACCAAGCTGCAACGACCGCGCAACGATATTCACCCCGGTGGTGGCGTTGGTGATATACACCAGGTCGTCGGGATCGGCATTCAGCATCTGGCCAAGCGCGGCGCGCGATTCCCGCAGAAGCTCCGGCGCGCGGCGGCCCAGGAACTCCACCGGTTCAAGCTCAAGCTGGCGTTGCCATTCTTGGTAACGCTGGAACACCGGGCGCGGTGTTGCGCCAAACGATCCGTGGTTCAGGAACGCAACATCGGGGCGAAGAAGAAAGTGCGAGCGAAGGTTGTTCATGGCGTGCGTGCTTGCGTGTGAGTGAGTGAAGGTTGAGTTCGATTGATGAAGAAGCGGGGAAGGCCCCGCGCACCCGCTGCGGCGCGTTGCTGCGGCGCGGCGTTACGGGTAGGTTAGCGATTGGACGGTGATGAATTGGTCGTTGCAGATATCCACCACAATCTTCCCGCCGCCAAAGGCTTTTTTGGAAACGCGTTCGGCCAGCGGGCGGACGCTGTCAAGGATTGCGGTTCCTTCCAGCATCTCCTCCTGGGCAATCAGCCGAACGTGGGGGATGCTGCGAAGGCGGTCCAGCTGGGCCGAGGTCTGCCCCCCTTCGCGGTAGAATCCGGAGGCGGTCAGGGCATCCACCACTTTCCATGCATCGGCCTCGGTGACGTTCGGGGTGTAGTAAAAATCGCCGCCATTGATTTCCAGCTTCTTCCCAACATCAGCCCCCTGCTGGACGCAAGCCACAAACAGCAGCGGAAGGAGGAGCGCCGATTGAGGGTTCCATTTCGGTTTGGATTTCGGTTTCCATTCTGGTTTCCATTCTGGTTTCCATCGAAGAAAGGAAGGGAGCATTGTGGGTTGGATGTTGTTGGATTTGCGATGCGTTGTTTTGGGAAGGGGGAGCGGGGTAGCGGCTCCGATCTCCGTCGGGATTGATAACAGGTCTTTAGCCTGCCGAGTGACCGAGGACCGAAGATGGCGCCGAAGGCTAAAGACCTTCGGCTACCCTTTCGGTAGCGTTCCCGACCTCCGTCGGGGTAGCGGCAGGTCTTTAGCCTGCCGAGTGACCGAGGACCGAAGATGGCGCCGAAGGCTAAAGACCTTCGGCTACCCTTTCGGTGGCGTTCCCGACCTCCGTCGGGGTAGCGGCCCCGACCTCCGTCGGGATTGATAACAGGTCTTTAGCCTGCCGAGTGACCGAGGACCGAAGATGGCGCCGAAGGCTAAAGACCTTCGGCTACCTTTTCGGTGGCCGTCCCGACGAAGTCGGGGTAGC encodes:
- a CDS encoding NAD-dependent deacylase, translating into MKLSNTLLQRLANARLVVVFTGAGVSAESGISTFRSPDGLWAKFSPQELANVDAFLRNPQLVWAWYQARRQAMMEAQPNAGHHAIAMLETLVPKVVVITQNIDGLHARAGSTDVIELHGSALRNFCIQCRRRYDGPEFLTREEVPQCQCGGFIRPDVVWFGEMLPVQAVERAWDLATQANVLFSIGTSSLVWPAAELPFVALEHGGYVVEINTEETPLTPKAHEHLPFPSGTVMPNIVEMMKEGGGG
- a CDS encoding aminotransferase class V-fold PLP-dependent enzyme translates to MNNLRSHFLLRPDVAFLNHGSFGATPRPVFQRYQEWQRQLELEPVEFLGRRAPELLRESRAALGQMLNADPDDLVYITNATTGVNIVARSLQLGPGDEVLTTNHEYGACDNIWRFLSGKQGFRYRAVEIPVPVTTHADFLERFVAEITPQTRAIFISHITSPTALTFPIAELCHVARQRGILTIVDGAHIPGQLPLDLRALDADFYTGNLHKWLCAPKGAAFLYARRSLQELLEPLVISWGWNAPFSKGSQFLDYLEYGGTSDISAPLSVPAAIEFFQQNDWWNVVENCHQLVLRSRPAIAAALDAQPIAPNGNGGSEWFRQMSAFLLPEGMPGDILHSRLFNEHHVEIPTFPWQGRWAIRIAVQGYNTWTDVERLLSGVQEIRKTL